The DNA window TGAAAAAGCTGCTCCTGAGATTCTACCCTTTGAGGCATCTTTGGTTGGGAGAATCAAAGAGCAGATTCAATTAATGGTATTCCAGAATTTTGCCTTAATGCCTGTTTAGTTCCCAAGAAATTTTAGGGAAAGAAAATCAGTTGCAATATCACACCTGATGCAATCCCGATGTTGTTATTTATCGAATAATTGAATATCACCTCTGGAATTTTAGTAATTCAAGATTTCATTTACATAAAATCCAGTTTCTGAAATTGCAATTTTAGTTCGTATATTtgattctcaaaatttattttataaatttataaaaagaattggTAATTGTCCAATCAACGCCCTTTTGTTTCACATTCCACACACACAAAATTATCATACAGATTTTCTTGGTAGCAATCtaaaaatacatattgatACATTgttcttaaattataataatttttcaattgtgtGGTCCATTTACCTTATTCGTAGATTACTGACATTGATACCATTCTCATCCGTTTTCAGGAAGATACTATAGAGGAATATTCAAGAAGTGGCATCGATCCCCTAATTGTATCACTCTATCAGATGGATTTAGATAGGACACAGTTCTTGTTAAGATCATATATTAGGATTCGCTTACAGAAGGTACAACCTAACTATAGTTTAGTTTTGTTCGGAGACAGTAGTTATGCTTTTGTTTCTCGTTTatccttttctcctttttatatttcatgtaAGTTCATAATGATTTCATTGCGTTTGAAATCATAATTGTGTACATTCCACACAAGCATAGAGAACAGATCATGACCCaacttgaaaatcaatttaattctCCAACTTAAGTTCCATGTATGCTACTATTTCGCTTCCGTAATTCTAAAACAATCTTTCTCCCCCAGATTGAGAAGTACATGCTCTATATCTTGAAGTCAGATGAACTTTTCAGACGTCTTTCCGAGGAAGAGATAACATTTACTGATAGGTGAATGCTATAtcatattgttcattttctaatggtctagttgttttttttttcttctgacaTTCATGTTGTGGCGCAGGTGTAGTCATGATATGAAAAAACATTTTGATGAGAGTGTTCTATCAAAATTGCCAAATAATTATCAGGACATTTTGAGGCAATCTATAATAAGTGAAGAGGATGACATGGGTACTCAAACaccttcaaaataaattatttgattgtttaCATAAAGCACTGAATCACATGCtctctcatctttttttttttttttttttttttttgtgtgtttttttaatgttcaCATTCATGTTATGTATTCCTCAATTTGAATCTGCAGATGGTAATGTATGTGGACACGGTGCAATTCCTTTAGTAAGATCAATCTATTGGGTCTTGGTTCGTTAAAGAGCATTGATGAACTTCTTTGATTAAATAGTTCATAATGGAATTGCAATAATTTTAAGAAGTTAAGGTTCCGAAAGATTTAGCTTCCTTTCAGTATTCCTATCATTGGTGCTTTTCAAAGAATTGCATAGGTGCTCGGAATTAGAACTTATTAGGTACTTCCACGTGATGTTCTCTGACAATGTATTGGCACGAAGTAATTTATAGTCAATATGCAGGATAGTTCAGATCAATTCTCATGTAGGATTTTTATTTCCAATCTGCCgccatatttttttctctcccatgCTCCTTAGTTGGATGTCTCGTCAGATGGTGTGAATTTGTCCTGCTTTATAAACtgtcagattttttttttgggtttaaaTACTCTTTGGTCCTTATATTTATTCTTgattcattttgtttcttgaacttttatgattggttcattttgatttctatattttcaaaatgtcCATTTTGGTCCCCGTACTTTTAAAACCTACCATTTTGGtccattcatttttcttatattgATTCAGCTTATTTCTGCATTGTATTCCTTTGGAAGTTATCAGCACGTGtgaaattttattgatgtaaatttgattaattacaTGTTATTTGAATGTTAATGATTTTGGTTTTGTCTGATTCAGTTCCAGAACCTCCACTGGACACGTTTGTGGTCTGCAAAAGTAAGGAATATCTTGAACATATACAGCTTGAGGATGAGGAAGAGAGGGCATCTAGTAGAGtgtaacttttctttttcctcctttttatcattttactCCTTTTGTCGTTTCCATTTCTTTGGCTATTATAAATGACTATTTTCTAAAGGATATCAAATTCTACAGAGAGGAACCTTTTGAGATGGAGGCCAATGTATTACACATTATTCGCTACAAGCCTATAAAATCACTTGTAGAGAGCGGGAGAATTGATTTGCTGTAGACAATCTCCATAGCAGCTTTCAACATCGGTACCCCTCACCCTCACCATCTTTATTATCTTGCTCAATCTGTGTGTGATAAAAGGCATTTTTCAAGTTAGTTTTGGTAGTTTCATGGCCTTAATGTTGGTCACTGTTCCATAAAGCAAATAATGTTAAGAGTAGTTGAAAGGTTTGAAAACCATTCCTGATTGGTTTTTCAAGGTAATCAATTGTCCATTATGAACTATGTAGCATCGGTGCAACCAACTGCTAAAATAGTTATGGCATCTACCTTGAACTTGACTTTTGacctatttatatatatatatatataatttatattcttGTGAAGTTATCTATTAAATTAActtgaattataaattgatttgattacttcttgaaaaaaatttcTGTCATATGGGATGAAAAATTCTAACTTCTAACTTTATGGTTAGTGTGTTGCTAATTTCAAGATGGGTTGAAGTCATAAATGAAAGGAACGGTAAAGCACTGAAGGGATCAGGAAAGGCTGGTGAGTAATTTCAATTCTATATCTTATGATATCATGATATTAAATGATGGATGTGGTATTCAAATGGAACCAAAAGAgtataatttataacaatttaccAGTTTAGTTTTTGAACTCTGAGGtgtgtttattttgttcttgaactttgagctgtgtttattttgtttttgaacttttaaaaatgtctaataGGTCCGTCCAAAGACTTCTTACCTTTAAAAAGtgtattaagttttaaaatttttaattttgtttctaatgaattcttaatttattcaataaactCATGAATTTACTGATACAAAAGTACCATCacatccttaaattttaaattttaaatgatgtgTTTATTTAGGtgtaaactttaaattttatatttcataagatatttaaaaaaaaattagagaattataggacaaaattaaaagtctaGAGACTTATTtgatacaaaataataaatttaattattggttcaattgactctttttttttttaattgcatttTAAATCAAAGGTATTCAATTGAGTATAAGATTCAAAAATagattatataaaattttgtcaTGTTTGGTAATAAGtttgatttctttaaatagGGCAAATCTTTGTCTTGTTCGAGGAAACATCTGCAATTCTCCTTTCTACTTctattttagagtttttttttatttttttattttatttaaattctttccGCCCCTTCTCGACtctatttttggatttttacaATGGGCAAAGATTAACCTTTCTAAAAATGATGGTTCATTTGTATCGACAAGAGTTCAACTTGTAAATATAAGTATAGTCGAGGATAATTGAATAtactcatttcttttcttttatggtcAAAAGTTGAAACCACAAATATATATCTGTCGTGCCAGAGGCATATCAAAGACCATGGCTCCTCCTCTTGTTAGGATATATGTATTACATATGTATAGTTGTTTATTCTATTGTAATCTCTATTTTtcataagttttttaaaaattgaagtggAGGGATTTGAATCAAAATCTGCCAGTTGTAATATCATAAGCGGACGAAAAACACACCTTTCTTTGGGATTTTCTGGGGGAATGAAATCTAATTTATCACCCACCAGCTATCTTTTGGTTCAGAATTAAGAACCAATATTTCTAATTAAGggacaaaaagtaaaaaattaaacttagctatagtcgccggaaaactcaGAACAACCGGCAAAATCCACAAGCGGCGGAATCGACCCCTCCGGCACGATCAGGGTTCTACAGAGTGGACAGCTTCTCTGATCTCGAATCATCCATCCGTCCAAACACTCCTTATGAAAAATGTGTTTGCAATTCTTCAAAAACCTAACCTCCTCGTCGTCCTCGAACTCACAGAGACAAACGGCGCAACATTCCGGTGGAAATCCGGCTCCGGCGGCGTCGAAAATGTCGGAGAATTTTACCACGGGAAAGAATTCCTCGATTCGGATCGGCAATACGGAATGATCGTCGATGATCGGGGTTGGATTTTGAGGCCAAACGACGTTGGATTCGAGAAAATCGGGAAGCCCTAGGATTCGGAAGAGCGAAATAATGAGGCTTCGAATATAGCCGAGAAGGACGAGGAGATGGAGGAAGGCGTTGGAGAAAAATACGTCGGCATAGCCTACGGGATAGCCCATGGCGGTcggagagagagaagattcCGATTCCGGCTCTGTTTGTGGAACAGCAAAGAGAAAGGGGATTACACGGCGGTTCATCaatgagaagaaaattgtGTATTTATAGAGAGAGATGTGGAGACTTAAATTTGGAATGGATGCTGTAGAGAATAGTAATGGTGACCGGCAAAGAGGAAGGCTGCCGGGGTACGTGGCGACACCGTTGAGCGGCGGCAACGGCGGAAGGAgggaaattttaattattttcacatttattttattttatttatgaaattacaaggattaaagtttaatttttttaaaatataaggaccaaatttataatttaacatattctttttcattcttctcggGACACAAAAGTCAATAGTAAGAGAATCACTGAGCTCTTATTTTCCACATTAGAtgcttcaattttcttttcttttacaaaaagggttgaataatttaacctaagtatttattttttctcaagtCTAAGTCAACAATTCAATTATTCCTAGTCAAAACACGACCTTTAAAGATTTACTTGAATCGTGGGTCCCATATTTCTCTAGAGTCTACTAtgccaataaataaaataaatttaggttgaatatttaaatcttcaatcttataaataataatcaaatcatATATTATTAGTTAAGATATGGTTCATTTATGTGTGATTAAAGTTAAAATCtctaagatatatttattgtacaaaaaaaaaaataccattaaattattttaatagaatataatgttattattataaaaatggagtatttaattcattaacctttttattaacaataataattatattacttaaaattattaaataagtcAATTCAAGtctaatttaactttttttatttttattttttatagatCAAcgcttaataataataataataataataataataataataaataagcaaGGCTCACGTATTCCAAGCTTACAATATTCACGCAATCACACAAGCAACTCCCGTTGGAAGCACTTTCCTGGTTGATTCGATTCTAACAATAAATACCCAAAGCACTTTCATCTATTCTCAAGCTCACAAAAATGGCGGAAAACAAAGCTGTTCATGTCGTTCTACTTCCATGGTCGGCCTTCGGCCATTTAATGCCCCATTTTCAACTCTCCATATCCTTAGCCAAAGCCGGCGCCCATATCTCCTTCATCTCCACCCCCAAAAATCTCGACAGACTCCCCGGAATTCCTCCATCTCTGTCGCCATTCATAACTTTGGTGCCCATTCCACTCCCCAAGCTCCCCGGCGACCCCTTGCCGGAAGGTGCAGAGGCCACTGTCGACATTCCGTTCGACAAAATTCCGTTTCTGAAA is part of the Cucurbita pepo subsp. pepo cultivar mu-cu-16 chromosome LG03, ASM280686v2, whole genome shotgun sequence genome and encodes:
- the LOC111789902 gene encoding DNA replication complex GINS protein SLD5 → MASSLGGASVSQTDDFETFTPTTDVEPLKRAWRNEKAAPEILPFEASLVGRIKEQIQLMEDTIEEYSRSGIDPLIVSLYQMDLDRTQFLLRSYIRIRLQKIEKYMLYILKSDELFRRLSEEEITFTDRCSHDMKKHFDESVLSKLPNNYQDILRQSIISEEDDMVPEPPLDTFVVCKSKEYLEHIQLEDEEERASSRVEEPFEMEANVLHIIRYKPIKSLVESGRIDLL
- the LOC111790310 gene encoding E3 ubiquitin-protein ligase RHA1B-like, which gives rise to MNRRVIPFLFAVPQTEPESESSLSPTAMGYPVGYADVFFSNAFLHLLVLLGYIRSLIISLFRILGLPDFLESNVVWPQNPTPIIDDHSVLPIRIEEFFPVVKFSDIFDAAGAGFPPECCAVCLCEFEDDEEVRFLKNCKHIFHKECLDGWMIRDQRSCPLCRTLIVPEGSIPPLVDFAGCSEFSGDYS